In a single window of the uncultured Dysgonomonas sp. genome:
- a CDS encoding GNAT family N-acetyltransferase produces the protein MEKIISPIDKSLLKAELTKDKLLRHTNKANNEIYIITHHNSPNVMLEIGRLREIAFRYYGGGTGLSTDIDEYDTMDNPYKQLIVWNPEAEEIIGGYRFICGPDICFDDNGEPVLATSHLFHFSKKFIKEYLPYTFELGRSFVTLEYQSTLAGSKGIFALDNLWDGLGALSVADPSMKYFFGKVTMYDTYNTQARDMILYFLGKYFPDPDKLVWPKQALRIETDEKKLIRLFDEDTFKADYKILNTSVRRLGLNIPPLVNAYMSLSPQMKVFGTAVNDTFGNVEETGILINVDEILEEKKKRHIESYLRDKPSKRFLKRLRQMINWSWSKYEDKPKKKNEGFFTISRRSNRNRRD, from the coding sequence ATGGAAAAAATCATCTCACCAATAGATAAAAGTCTCTTAAAAGCCGAATTGACGAAGGACAAACTTCTGAGGCATACCAATAAGGCGAATAATGAGATTTATATAATCACACATCACAATTCACCTAACGTGATGCTGGAAATAGGCCGCTTGCGTGAGATTGCATTCCGTTATTACGGAGGAGGGACGGGTTTGTCTACCGATATTGACGAGTATGATACAATGGACAATCCTTATAAGCAGCTAATAGTCTGGAATCCCGAGGCGGAAGAAATAATAGGAGGATACCGTTTTATCTGCGGACCGGATATTTGTTTCGATGATAATGGCGAGCCGGTTCTGGCTACCTCCCATCTGTTCCATTTCTCCAAAAAGTTTATAAAAGAATATCTGCCTTATACGTTCGAACTCGGCCGTTCGTTCGTCACTTTGGAATATCAATCCACTCTTGCAGGTTCGAAAGGTATATTCGCACTCGATAATCTTTGGGACGGATTGGGGGCACTGTCTGTGGCTGACCCGTCTATGAAGTATTTTTTCGGAAAAGTCACCATGTACGATACCTACAACACGCAAGCCCGCGACATGATCCTTTATTTTCTGGGGAAATATTTCCCTGATCCGGACAAGTTAGTTTGGCCGAAACAGGCACTTCGGATAGAGACGGATGAAAAGAAACTTATACGTTTATTCGATGAAGATACATTTAAGGCTGATTATAAAATCTTAAATACGTCTGTCCGTAGGCTAGGACTTAATATTCCGCCACTTGTAAATGCTTATATGAGCCTTTCGCCCCAGATGAAAGTGTTCGGTACGGCCGTAAACGATACTTTTGGTAACGTGGAGGAAACGGGCATACTTATCAATGTGGATGAAATACTGGAAGAAAAGAAGAAACGCCATATAGAATCATATTTGCGAGACAAACCGTCGAAACGTTTCCTTAAACGCCTGCGCCAGATGATAAATTGGAGCTGGTCGAAATACGAAGATAAACCGAAGAAAAAAAATGAAGGCTTTTTTACAATCTCCCGTCGGAGTAATAGAAATAGAAGAGACTAA
- a CDS encoding methylated-DNA--[protein]-cysteine S-methyltransferase, with product MKAFLQSPVGVIEIEETNGFISALRIVSEIVQTDETLVSVLDEAIRQLKEYFAGERKTFDLPLAQEGTSFQEKAWDYLNTIPYGETVSYKQEAISIGSPKGCRAVGSANGKNNIAIIVPCHRVVNEGGKLGGYAYGLEVKKKLLELESRQKKIF from the coding sequence ATGAAGGCTTTTTTACAATCTCCCGTCGGAGTAATAGAAATAGAAGAGACTAACGGCTTTATTTCTGCTCTGCGGATTGTCTCTGAGATAGTACAAACAGACGAGACTTTAGTTTCGGTTCTAGATGAAGCTATAAGGCAGCTGAAAGAATACTTTGCCGGTGAACGGAAAACCTTCGACTTGCCTTTGGCTCAGGAAGGGACTTCTTTTCAAGAAAAAGCCTGGGACTACCTGAATACGATTCCGTATGGAGAAACCGTCTCCTACAAACAAGAAGCAATAAGTATAGGCTCTCCGAAAGGGTGCCGGGCTGTCGGCTCTGCCAATGGAAAAAACAATATAGCCATAATCGTTCCTTGCCACCGTGTGGTGAATGAAGGGGGAAAGCTGGGCGGATATGCCTACGGCCTTGAAGTGAAAAAGAAATTATTGGAACTGGAAAGCCGTCAAAAAAAAATATTCTGA
- a CDS encoding Maf-like protein has translation MLDLSKYKIILASNSPRRKELLSGLDIAYEIKTLPDIDESYPDHLQGEDIAIYIAKEKAEAYRTFLDNDTLLITADTIVLLDGNVYGKPLDEEDAKRMLRDLSGQTHSVVTGVCITTKEKRRAFGVSSEVRFAQLEEDEIEYYVTKYKPLDKAGAYGVQEWIGYIAVEYISGSYFNIMGLPIQRLYQELKKI, from the coding sequence ATGCTCGACCTATCAAAATATAAGATCATACTTGCATCCAACTCTCCCCGCAGAAAGGAACTTCTTTCAGGATTGGATATTGCTTACGAAATAAAAACGCTTCCCGATATCGACGAATCGTATCCCGATCATCTACAGGGTGAAGATATTGCGATATATATAGCTAAAGAAAAAGCCGAGGCATATAGGACCTTTCTGGATAATGACACGCTTCTGATAACAGCTGACACAATCGTTCTCCTCGATGGAAATGTATATGGCAAACCTCTTGATGAAGAAGATGCCAAGCGGATGCTCCGCGATCTTTCCGGTCAGACGCATTCGGTGGTAACAGGTGTTTGCATAACTACAAAAGAGAAACGGAGAGCATTCGGTGTTTCATCCGAAGTGAGATTTGCACAGCTCGAAGAGGATGAAATAGAATACTATGTGACTAAATATAAGCCCTTGGATAAAGCCGGGGCATATGGTGTGCAGGAATGGATCGGTTATATCGCTGTGGAATATATATCGGGGTCTTATTTCAATATCATGGGATTACCCATACAGCGCTTGTATCAGGAACTGAAGAAAATCTGA
- a CDS encoding HAMP domain-containing sensor histidine kinase, translating into MKIFENNKLLLRYILIIAAIIIAFGSLIVSHYLVKDLSKEERNKIEIWAEATKEMASNNENLNMNLVIQILKSNTTIPVILYDKKDNYYTSTNIELPETGEQEFLKQQSRAFEKRHKPIVIEVEDFDQYVYYDDSYTLKRLQLYPYVQVSVLIIFMITAFFALFTTMRMEQDRLWVGLSKETAHQLGTPISSLLAWLEYLKLKNADQSILLDMEKDVNRLQMITDRFSKIGSAPSLERKDINEIVTQSITYLEKRISKKVIFELRLSATPLYANVSEPLLSWVIENLTKNAVDAMEGQGEIIYTLSDKGKIISLDIRDTGKGIPKSKFKTIFSPGFTTKKRGWGLGLSLAKRIIESYHRGKIYVKSSEIGVGTTFCIELKRSN; encoded by the coding sequence ATGAAAATATTTGAGAACAATAAGCTCTTATTGCGGTATATCCTTATTATAGCAGCTATAATAATAGCTTTCGGGTCGCTTATTGTCTCTCATTATCTGGTAAAAGACCTGTCGAAAGAAGAACGCAACAAGATAGAAATCTGGGCTGAAGCTACCAAAGAGATGGCCAGCAACAATGAAAACCTGAATATGAATCTGGTAATACAGATTCTGAAAAGCAACACGACTATCCCTGTCATTTTATACGACAAAAAAGACAATTACTATACTTCCACAAATATAGAACTTCCTGAGACCGGCGAGCAGGAGTTTCTAAAACAACAGTCCCGGGCTTTTGAAAAAAGGCACAAACCTATTGTTATCGAAGTTGAGGATTTTGACCAATATGTATATTACGACGATTCCTACACCCTGAAGAGGTTGCAATTATATCCGTATGTTCAGGTGAGTGTACTGATTATATTTATGATAACTGCCTTTTTTGCATTGTTTACCACAATGCGAATGGAACAAGACCGCCTTTGGGTAGGGTTGTCGAAAGAAACGGCACATCAGTTAGGAACGCCGATATCATCGTTGTTGGCGTGGTTGGAGTATCTCAAATTAAAAAATGCCGATCAATCCATCTTACTGGATATGGAAAAAGATGTGAACCGCCTGCAAATGATAACGGACAGGTTCTCGAAAATAGGTTCTGCACCATCTTTGGAACGAAAGGATATAAATGAGATCGTAACTCAATCTATAACCTATCTTGAAAAGCGAATTTCGAAAAAAGTCATTTTTGAACTCCGTTTATCTGCTACGCCCCTTTATGCAAACGTAAGTGAGCCTTTATTAAGCTGGGTGATAGAGAATCTGACAAAAAACGCGGTGGATGCGATGGAAGGTCAGGGTGAGATCATTTACACCTTGTCCGATAAAGGTAAAATAATAAGCCTGGATATACGGGATACCGGTAAAGGTATTCCAAAATCAAAATTCAAAACGATCTTCAGTCCGGGATTTACCACAAAAAAAAGAGGATGGGGCCTTGGGCTGTCTTTGGCGAAGCGTATAATAGAATCGTACCATAGAGGAAAAATTTATGTGAAATCATCGGAGATAGGTGTCGGTACTACTTTTTGTATTGAGTTAAAAAGGTCTAATTAA
- a CDS encoding MFS transporter yields the protein MTKFSRAFWVANSVELLERLAYYAVFIVITLYLSNVWGFSDIEAGIISGIFSAMLYFLPTFAGAYADKIGFRSSIILAFALLTVGYGGLGLLPTLLESAGLVSYGMTATFTGLETSYLRWSIAPILVLIVIGGAFIKAVISGTVARETTSENRARGYAIFYMMVNIGAFTGKTVVDPLRRSMGDEGLVYLNFFSASMTFLALIAVFFFYKSVKTEGKGKSFAEIGKALWKVCQNGRLIALIIIISGFWMIQSQMYATMPKYVIRMIGEGASPGWYANVNPLVVFVCVNFVTSFMKRRTALTSMTIGMLIIPFSALVMSFGNQIGTDYVMGLHPVAFMMIVGIAMQALAECFISPRFLEYFSLQSPKGEEGLYLGFSHLHSFFSYLFAFGLSGFLLEKYCPDPKTFTSQVEYAAATVNAHYIWYVFVGIGLISAIALVIYGRVVKNMDKKELNPETE from the coding sequence ATGACTAAATTTTCAAGGGCCTTTTGGGTTGCCAATTCCGTCGAACTACTCGAACGGCTGGCGTATTATGCCGTATTTATTGTAATTACCCTTTATTTATCCAATGTTTGGGGTTTCTCTGATATCGAAGCTGGTATCATTTCGGGTATATTTTCAGCAATGCTATACTTCCTTCCCACTTTTGCAGGAGCATATGCAGATAAAATAGGCTTCCGTTCATCCATTATACTAGCATTTGCTTTGTTAACAGTCGGTTATGGAGGCCTGGGACTTTTGCCTACTCTGTTGGAGAGCGCGGGACTGGTGAGTTACGGGATGACAGCCACTTTTACCGGCCTTGAAACAAGTTATTTGCGCTGGAGCATTGCTCCCATTCTGGTACTTATCGTTATAGGCGGAGCATTTATAAAAGCTGTTATATCGGGTACGGTAGCGCGTGAGACTACATCGGAAAACCGTGCGCGCGGATATGCTATCTTTTATATGATGGTAAATATCGGGGCATTTACAGGCAAAACCGTTGTTGATCCGCTACGCAGAAGCATGGGTGACGAAGGGCTTGTGTACCTAAATTTCTTTTCTGCATCAATGACTTTTCTGGCTTTGATAGCAGTTTTCTTTTTCTATAAATCGGTAAAGACCGAAGGCAAAGGGAAAAGTTTTGCCGAAATAGGAAAAGCTCTGTGGAAAGTTTGTCAGAATGGACGTCTTATAGCACTGATAATTATCATTAGTGGTTTCTGGATGATTCAGAGCCAGATGTATGCGACTATGCCTAAGTATGTGATCCGTATGATCGGTGAAGGTGCTTCCCCGGGTTGGTATGCCAATGTGAATCCGTTGGTGGTATTTGTATGTGTCAATTTTGTCACCTCATTTATGAAAAGGCGTACTGCACTCACGTCCATGACTATAGGGATGCTGATTATACCGTTCTCGGCATTGGTTATGTCGTTTGGCAACCAGATTGGGACTGATTATGTGATGGGATTGCACCCTGTTGCATTTATGATGATAGTGGGTATTGCCATGCAGGCATTAGCAGAGTGTTTTATTTCACCCCGCTTCCTTGAATATTTTTCGTTGCAGTCTCCAAAAGGAGAAGAAGGCCTTTACTTAGGCTTCAGCCACTTACACTCATTCTTTTCGTACCTTTTTGCTTTCGGGTTGTCCGGGTTCTTATTAGAGAAATATTGTCCGGATCCTAAGACATTTACATCGCAGGTAGAATATGCTGCTGCGACAGTAAACGCACATTATATATGGTATGTCTTTGTCGGGATAGGTCTGATTTCTGCCATCGCACTTGTCATATATGGGCGGGTAGTAAAGAATATGGACAAAAAGGAACTGAATCCGGAGACTGAATAA
- a CDS encoding co-chaperone GroES codes for MSIKPLADRVLVKPAAAEEKSVGGIIIPDTAKEKPLKGEVIAVGNGTKDEDMVVKPKDNVLYGKYAGTEIELDGEVYLIMRQSDILAII; via the coding sequence ATGAGTATTAAACCATTAGCAGACAGAGTGCTTGTAAAACCGGCCGCTGCAGAAGAAAAAAGTGTGGGAGGTATCATTATTCCTGATACTGCAAAAGAAAAACCGCTTAAAGGCGAAGTAATTGCCGTAGGAAATGGAACAAAGGACGAAGATATGGTTGTAAAACCGAAAGACAATGTGCTTTATGGTAAATATGCCGGAACAGAAATAGAACTGGATGGCGAAGTTTATCTGATCATGCGTCAGTCTGATATTCTTGCAATTATTTAA
- the groL gene encoding chaperonin GroEL (60 kDa chaperone family; promotes refolding of misfolded polypeptides especially under stressful conditions; forms two stacked rings of heptamers to form a barrel-shaped 14mer; ends can be capped by GroES; misfolded proteins enter the barrel where they are refolded when GroES binds), translating into MAKEIKFNIDARDELKKGVDALANAVKVTLGPKGRNVILDKKFGAPHITKDGVTVAKEIELEDPFQNMGAQLVKEVASKTNDDAGDGTTTATVLAQSIVSVGLKNVTAGANPMDLKRGIDKAVAKVVENIKAQSVTVGDDLQKIENVAKISANGDETIGKLIAEAMGKVKKEGVITVEEAKGTDTYVDVVEGMQFDRGYISPYFVTDTEKMEADLENPYILIHDKKISVLKDILPILEAALKSGRSLLIIAEDIDSEALTTLVVNRLRAGLKIAAVKAPGFGDRRKEMLEDIAILTGGTVITEERGLSLEAATIDMLGTADKITINKDTTTIVNGAGAKEAISARVGQIRSQMEKTTSDYDKEKLQERLAKLAGGVAVLYVGAPSEVEMKEKKDRVDDALSATRAAIEEGTVPGGGVAYIRAIDALENMKGENEDETTGIEIVKRAIEEPLRQIVANSGKEGAVVVQKIREGKGDYGYNARADKYENLNASGVIDPAKVARVALENAASIAGMFLTTECIIADKKEENPMPMPPMGGGGMGGMM; encoded by the coding sequence ATGGCAAAAGAAATCAAATTTAATATAGATGCTCGCGACGAGCTAAAGAAAGGTGTTGATGCATTGGCTAATGCTGTAAAAGTAACACTTGGGCCTAAAGGTCGCAATGTTATTCTTGATAAAAAATTCGGAGCTCCTCACATCACAAAAGATGGTGTGACCGTAGCTAAAGAAATAGAATTGGAAGATCCGTTCCAAAACATGGGAGCACAACTTGTAAAAGAAGTAGCTTCTAAAACAAACGACGATGCCGGAGACGGAACAACTACAGCTACAGTATTGGCTCAGTCAATTGTTAGCGTAGGTCTTAAAAACGTTACAGCAGGAGCCAATCCGATGGACCTGAAACGTGGTATCGACAAAGCTGTTGCTAAAGTTGTAGAGAATATCAAAGCGCAATCGGTAACAGTAGGCGATGACTTGCAAAAAATAGAAAACGTAGCTAAAATTTCTGCAAACGGCGATGAAACTATCGGTAAACTGATTGCTGAAGCTATGGGCAAGGTGAAAAAAGAAGGTGTTATCACTGTTGAAGAAGCAAAGGGAACTGATACTTACGTTGACGTAGTAGAAGGTATGCAATTCGACAGAGGTTATATTTCTCCTTACTTTGTAACTGATACGGAGAAAATGGAAGCTGACCTTGAAAATCCGTATATCCTGATCCACGATAAGAAGATCTCTGTATTGAAAGATATTCTTCCAATACTTGAAGCTGCTCTTAAATCGGGACGTTCACTACTTATCATCGCAGAAGATATCGATTCTGAAGCTTTGACTACATTGGTAGTAAACCGTCTTCGCGCAGGCTTGAAAATCGCAGCAGTGAAAGCTCCGGGATTCGGTGACCGTCGCAAAGAAATGCTGGAAGATATCGCTATCCTTACAGGTGGTACAGTAATCACAGAAGAAAGAGGTCTTTCTCTGGAAGCTGCTACTATCGATATGCTTGGTACTGCAGACAAAATTACTATCAACAAGGATACTACAACTATCGTAAACGGTGCCGGAGCAAAAGAAGCAATTTCTGCTCGTGTAGGTCAAATCCGTTCACAGATGGAGAAAACAACATCTGATTATGATAAAGAAAAACTACAGGAGCGTCTTGCTAAATTGGCAGGTGGTGTAGCGGTTCTTTATGTTGGTGCACCTTCCGAAGTGGAGATGAAAGAAAAGAAAGACCGTGTTGACGATGCTCTTTCTGCGACTCGTGCCGCTATCGAAGAAGGTACAGTACCGGGAGGTGGTGTAGCTTACATCCGTGCGATTGACGCTCTTGAAAATATGAAAGGCGAAAATGAAGATGAAACTACAGGTATCGAAATCGTGAAACGCGCTATTGAAGAGCCACTTCGTCAGATTGTTGCTAACAGCGGTAAAGAAGGTGCTGTGGTAGTTCAGAAGATACGTGAAGGTAAAGGTGACTATGGTTACAATGCACGTGCCGACAAATATGAGAACCTGAATGCATCAGGGGTAATCGACCCAGCCAAAGTGGCTCGAGTTGCTCTTGAAAATGCAGCTTCTATTGCAGGTATGTTCCTTACTACAGAATGTATCATAGCTGATAAGAAAGAAGAAAACCCAATGCCAATGCCTCCAATGGGTGGCGGAGGAATGGGGGGAATGATGTAA
- a CDS encoding FkbM family methyltransferase: MVFKRLASITDLYYYKKIRRKRKLDKELYDDNPCWSLRRDMLRYYKARKVEDPELRSAIQYIKKEGTTIFPYSYAEKYDFRDVVVYTDDETTLKYVEYLGYRLYYPIELSDKEIQKIHRNLLIEQDPLSPHCYLSDDFQVGPDDVVLDVGAAEGIFSLSIVNKVRSIILFEVEERWIEALKKTFEPWKEKVRIINRYVSDEDSEETITLDSLAGTFGSDSIFLKLDVEGVEKKALAGAQSILTSDKYHTRAVICTYHKQIDYTELSSLMENLHYRIQTTNGYMFFVHDPDIAPPFFRKAMIRCCK; the protein is encoded by the coding sequence ATGGTATTTAAGAGGCTAGCTTCTATTACTGATTTATACTACTACAAGAAAATAAGACGAAAACGAAAGCTGGATAAGGAGTTGTATGATGACAATCCTTGCTGGTCGCTACGTCGCGATATGCTCAGGTATTATAAGGCCCGGAAGGTAGAAGACCCTGAGCTTAGATCTGCCATACAATATATAAAGAAGGAAGGTACAACCATATTCCCGTATTCATATGCAGAAAAGTATGATTTCAGGGATGTCGTTGTATATACAGATGATGAGACTACCCTGAAGTATGTGGAATATCTAGGCTACAGGCTTTATTACCCGATTGAACTAAGTGATAAGGAAATACAGAAGATTCACAGGAATCTTTTGATAGAGCAGGATCCTTTATCCCCTCATTGTTATCTGTCCGATGATTTTCAGGTTGGCCCTGATGATGTTGTCCTTGATGTAGGCGCAGCCGAAGGCATCTTCTCTTTATCGATTGTAAATAAGGTTCGTAGTATAATCTTGTTTGAAGTCGAAGAGCGATGGATAGAGGCTCTGAAGAAGACATTCGAGCCGTGGAAAGAAAAGGTAAGGATAATAAACAGATATGTATCTGATGAAGATAGTGAAGAAACCATAACACTAGATTCCTTAGCCGGAACCTTTGGTTCTGATTCAATATTTCTTAAACTGGATGTAGAAGGTGTAGAAAAGAAGGCTTTAGCAGGCGCGCAGAGTATCCTGACATCAGATAAATATCATACAAGAGCGGTTATATGCACTTATCATAAACAAATAGACTATACTGAATTGTCATCGCTGATGGAAAACTTGCACTACAGGATTCAGACGACAAACGGATATATGTTCTTCGTACACGATCCTGATATTGCTCCTCCTTTTTTCAGGAAAGCAATGATTCGTTGCTGTAAATAG
- a CDS encoding glycosyltransferase — protein MKILLIGEYSRAHLTLAEGLRSLGHEVLTASDGDGFKNYPRDVDLSRKSSGVIDTLSSMMSVLSRFKSFKGYDVVQLINPCFTTQNVRINNYLYKKLKKNNQKVFMGAFGDDSYWVSACLGNKIFDYSEFFVDGKAINVDFNQRFIDKWIGTPLETFNRALAKDADGIVACLYEYYKAYEPFFSDKLRYIPLPMNTAGIEFQPIPEEPEKVNFFIGINKVREKFKGTDVMEKALDRIKDKYPDKVIVTRVESVSYDVYQQLMSQAHVVLDQLYSHTPAMNALLAMAQGKVVVGGGEPYIYDLYGDTSNQPIVNVHPHEDDVFDKLEWLVLNKKDIPEISRKSRQFVETNHDYVTVAKKYLDFWRQKEGI, from the coding sequence ATGAAGATTCTTTTGATAGGCGAATACAGCCGTGCGCATCTTACTCTGGCTGAAGGTCTGCGTTCTTTAGGACATGAAGTACTTACAGCTTCGGACGGCGACGGCTTTAAAAACTATCCGCGCGATGTGGATTTAAGTCGCAAAAGTTCGGGAGTAATAGATACTCTCTCCAGCATGATGTCTGTCCTCAGCAGATTCAAAAGTTTCAAAGGGTATGATGTTGTACAGCTCATAAATCCCTGCTTCACTACCCAAAACGTACGGATCAACAATTATCTATATAAAAAACTAAAGAAGAACAATCAGAAAGTCTTTATGGGAGCTTTTGGCGACGACTCATATTGGGTAAGCGCCTGCTTGGGAAATAAGATATTTGACTATTCCGAGTTCTTTGTCGATGGCAAAGCGATCAATGTCGATTTCAATCAACGGTTCATCGATAAATGGATAGGCACGCCGCTCGAAACATTTAACCGGGCATTGGCAAAAGACGCAGATGGGATTGTAGCCTGCCTGTATGAATATTACAAGGCGTATGAACCTTTCTTCTCCGATAAGCTGCGGTACATTCCATTGCCGATGAATACGGCGGGAATAGAATTCCAACCGATACCCGAAGAGCCCGAAAAAGTGAACTTCTTTATCGGGATCAATAAAGTCCGTGAGAAGTTTAAAGGTACCGATGTGATGGAGAAGGCACTGGACAGAATCAAAGACAAATACCCGGATAAAGTAATCGTTACGCGGGTCGAATCTGTCAGCTACGATGTGTATCAGCAACTGATGTCTCAGGCGCATGTAGTGCTCGACCAGTTATATTCACACACACCTGCAATGAACGCGCTATTGGCAATGGCTCAGGGAAAAGTAGTTGTAGGCGGAGGAGAGCCATATATCTATGACCTATATGGTGACACGTCCAATCAGCCGATCGTAAACGTACATCCGCACGAAGACGATGTATTCGACAAACTGGAATGGCTGGTATTAAACAAAAAAGATATTCCGGAGATATCGAGAAAGAGCCGTCAATTTGTAGAAACGAACCATGATTACGTGACAGTGGCGAAGAAATATCTGGATTTCTGGAGACAAAAAGAAGGCATATAA